One window of Brevibacillus choshinensis genomic DNA carries:
- a CDS encoding S8 family serine peptidase: MLQRRLNAALSTVVVLSLLVATLPAGAKQSGERKGHIQIEAKEDLSIDTASTKSMKSELVIIQLSGPVQEDWKEEIEDLGVTLGDYIPDYAFLAKLGRTQNKKKLEKLSFIENVTPFTSVSKVTPTLRSALGKQKAVEVAVVGFDRQVNMQRTVNSLSMQGSVKDLQALDDAKHISVATMSGQDLEEVIQSEDVIAVVPLPENKLRNDLAATIIHSDELTSTGYSGEGQIVGVADTGLDTGNEATMHPDFQGQIKSLYAIGRPGDSSDQHGHGTHVAGSILGTGAASEGKYKGMAPDAKLVFHSIEEEDEGLETDVKTILAQAYEDGARIHSDSWGDDDNGEYSLTSFLFDQFLWEHPDMTALVAAGNEGNKGYQTIGSPATAKNIIAVGATENDRPRFGTESDDIDDVWKYSSRGLTADGRIKPDLVAPGTSIVSTRSAFAQSKNFDRRLDDRYAYMTGTSMATAIMAGGVAQVRQFLNEQGEKEPSAALLKAILLSSADELEEDMRLQGFGRANLSQAIQTNYKDEKKGIKTKEKVTYAIKVSDDSKPLAITLAWTDYPASLVAKRALVNDLNLTVTTPKGKKLNGNDFFEAPYDDEVDNLNNVEQIWIKEPEKGIYKVTVQGYNIPKGPQPYALATTGEWTRAEEPEPGRPSTDEVTYKGSVTKEKPYREYTIRAVTVGELKLSVDWNEDADVDVYVYDRRKNEIASAVSADHPEKLEVSLDKTGLYGVRVELKQGAKASYRLRLSYPKTNFK; the protein is encoded by the coding sequence GTGTTGCAAAGACGTCTGAACGCGGCACTATCGACAGTAGTTGTTTTGTCACTATTGGTCGCCACGTTGCCAGCAGGTGCCAAACAATCAGGAGAACGAAAAGGACATATACAAATCGAGGCAAAAGAAGATCTGTCAATAGACACAGCTTCTACCAAATCAATGAAGTCGGAGCTGGTCATCATCCAGCTCAGTGGACCTGTACAAGAGGATTGGAAGGAAGAAATCGAAGACCTGGGGGTCACTCTGGGTGATTACATACCGGATTACGCATTCCTAGCAAAGCTTGGTCGTACTCAAAATAAAAAGAAGTTGGAGAAACTTTCTTTTATAGAAAATGTCACCCCGTTCACGTCTGTCTCCAAGGTAACGCCAACCCTACGCTCTGCATTGGGCAAACAAAAGGCTGTCGAGGTTGCGGTAGTAGGCTTTGACCGCCAAGTGAATATGCAGCGGACGGTAAATAGCTTGTCGATGCAGGGTAGTGTGAAGGACTTGCAAGCACTGGATGATGCCAAGCATATTTCGGTGGCTACGATGAGTGGACAAGACCTGGAGGAAGTGATTCAGTCGGAGGATGTGATCGCGGTTGTTCCACTTCCGGAAAACAAGCTGCGCAATGACCTGGCTGCAACGATCATTCACTCGGACGAGCTCACCTCGACAGGTTATTCAGGTGAAGGGCAGATCGTTGGAGTAGCAGACACAGGACTGGATACGGGAAATGAAGCAACGATGCATCCTGATTTTCAAGGACAGATAAAGAGCCTGTATGCCATTGGCAGGCCTGGTGATTCGAGCGATCAACACGGTCACGGAACACATGTAGCCGGCTCTATCCTCGGAACAGGCGCAGCATCGGAAGGAAAATACAAAGGTATGGCGCCCGATGCCAAACTCGTTTTTCACTCCATTGAAGAAGAAGATGAAGGTCTAGAAACCGATGTGAAAACGATTTTGGCGCAAGCCTATGAGGATGGAGCCCGTATCCACTCTGATTCATGGGGGGATGACGACAATGGGGAATACAGTCTCACCTCTTTCCTGTTTGACCAGTTTTTATGGGAGCATCCAGACATGACAGCGCTGGTGGCGGCAGGTAACGAAGGAAATAAAGGCTATCAAACGATTGGCAGTCCGGCTACCGCAAAAAATATCATTGCAGTAGGTGCTACCGAAAACGATCGTCCTCGCTTTGGTACCGAGTCTGACGATATTGATGATGTATGGAAATATAGCAGCCGTGGTCTGACAGCAGATGGCCGAATAAAACCGGATCTTGTCGCACCTGGAACGTCGATTGTGTCTACTCGATCGGCGTTTGCGCAAAGTAAAAACTTCGATCGGCGTCTGGATGATCGCTACGCTTATATGACTGGGACGAGCATGGCAACGGCAATTATGGCAGGTGGCGTCGCACAGGTCCGACAATTCTTGAATGAACAAGGAGAAAAAGAACCAAGTGCAGCCCTGTTAAAAGCGATCCTGCTCAGCAGTGCGGACGAGCTGGAAGAAGACATGCGCCTGCAAGGCTTCGGACGCGCCAACCTCTCTCAAGCGATTCAGACGAACTATAAGGACGAAAAGAAAGGCATCAAAACAAAGGAAAAGGTCACGTATGCGATCAAGGTGTCGGATGATTCGAAACCATTGGCCATAACGCTGGCGTGGACCGATTATCCAGCTTCCTTGGTAGCCAAACGCGCGTTGGTCAACGACTTGAATCTGACGGTTACGACACCCAAAGGGAAAAAGCTGAATGGAAATGACTTTTTCGAGGCCCCTTATGATGACGAGGTAGACAATCTGAACAATGTGGAGCAGATCTGGATCAAGGAACCGGAGAAGGGGATCTACAAGGTTACCGTGCAAGGCTACAACATTCCAAAAGGTCCTCAACCGTATGCACTCGCGACGACCGGTGAATGGACCCGCGCAGAGGAGCCTGAACCGGGACGACCTTCTACCGACGAAGTCACGTATAAAGGGAGCGTCACCAAGGAAAAACCGTATCGTGAGTACACGATTCGTGCAGTGACAGTAGGCGAGTTAAAGCTTTCGGTTGACTGGAATGAGGATGCTGACGTGGATGTGTACGTGTATGACAGACGAAAGAATGAGATCGCATCAGCTGTGAGTGCTGATCATCCGGAAAAACTGGAAGTCTCACTGGACAAGACAGGATTGTATGGAGTAAGGGTAGAGTTGAAACAGGGTGCGAAAGCCAGCTATCGACTGAGGCTGAGCTATCCTAAGACGAACTTCAAATAA
- a CDS encoding AAA family ATPase: MNQQQERDPLQVIERWRTNPPTILEVTEGEFISLLREIEQQRSTNQDLSTLDSAEAVVLTRMAALRMTKKGGTTLAEEWLDRAEQLDPTYMPAAEYRLQLSFSSLREHVLANAFPVIRETDNVVTRRRTVEVLTALAASEMAELGKWRAIAAQALQLATKLQDSQLESTALAVEQLYAQREGLLVELTERVQAYANSLSGVFFSTEMLSQLQDTIRKLAQQHDQKALLLPLNESGAKVEVEMRELSALEQLEGLIGLEDIKHRVRQLAQFLQYRRLREEKGWHMQDELPLHLVLMGNPGTGKTTLARLIARLYHELGLLERGQMIEVDRSHLIGAYVGQTEQRVMEAVKQADGGVLFIDEAYSLKRPDSSGSDYGQVAVDTLVAAMTSGEYAGRFVVILAGYPEEMRHFLLANPGLYSRFPETGHFLLPNYTAEELLLIADHVAHRNDFSLTEPAKFALRQRIEKAQVDDTFGNARTVTNIVLDAIFAKGRATAGKELQWEDYTVLLPEDVVEEEIVTAEKSATERLERLVGLTQVKAELQKIAAFVAVQQERGALGMPMSPVELHAVFTGNPGTGKTTVAALYAEILKEIGYLKRGHLVQVSRADLVAGYVGQTATYTRRKVREALGGVLFIDEAYSLLGNGERDFGQEAIHTLVEEMTRHEENLVVVLAGYPFEMNQLLASNPGLLSRFKKYVHFADYKSDELVLILEQAAIEAGYQIDSRVILKIKEKLQAATVSQPLEGNGRFSRNLLQEAMQHQAVRLMTIPKQDWSQTLLTTLEWSDFAPLLDWIREEEGTEN, from the coding sequence ATGAATCAGCAGCAAGAACGGGATCCATTACAGGTGATTGAGCGGTGGCGTACCAACCCACCTACGATACTAGAGGTGACAGAAGGCGAGTTTATTTCTTTGTTGCGGGAAATCGAGCAGCAGAGGAGTACGAATCAGGATCTATCTACTTTGGATAGTGCGGAAGCAGTTGTTCTCACGCGGATGGCAGCTCTGCGTATGACCAAAAAAGGCGGAACTACTCTGGCCGAAGAATGGCTAGATCGGGCAGAACAGTTGGACCCGACTTACATGCCGGCAGCGGAATATCGTCTGCAGCTCTCTTTTTCCTCTCTGCGAGAGCACGTCCTCGCCAATGCATTCCCAGTCATCAGAGAAACAGATAATGTCGTAACGCGCAGACGTACGGTAGAAGTGCTGACTGCACTCGCAGCATCAGAGATGGCTGAGCTTGGAAAATGGAGGGCGATCGCTGCACAGGCCCTCCAATTAGCAACGAAATTACAGGATTCTCAGCTGGAGTCTACGGCTCTAGCGGTAGAGCAGCTTTATGCACAGCGTGAGGGCTTGCTAGTTGAATTGACAGAAAGAGTCCAAGCCTACGCAAATTCGCTTTCGGGTGTATTTTTTTCTACGGAGATGCTCTCACAGCTACAGGACACCATTCGGAAGCTAGCGCAGCAGCATGATCAAAAAGCGCTTTTGTTACCCTTGAATGAATCGGGTGCCAAAGTAGAAGTGGAAATGCGGGAGCTTTCCGCTTTGGAGCAGCTCGAAGGACTGATTGGACTAGAGGATATCAAGCATCGTGTCCGACAACTGGCTCAATTTCTGCAATATCGCCGTTTGCGTGAAGAAAAAGGATGGCATATGCAGGATGAATTGCCTCTTCATTTGGTTCTTATGGGGAATCCCGGAACAGGTAAAACCACTTTGGCACGTCTGATCGCTCGACTGTATCATGAGCTAGGGCTACTCGAACGCGGCCAAATGATCGAAGTGGACCGCTCACACTTGATTGGCGCGTATGTTGGCCAAACGGAGCAACGTGTCATGGAGGCAGTAAAGCAGGCGGACGGCGGGGTCCTGTTCATCGATGAGGCCTATAGCCTGAAGCGTCCTGACAGTTCTGGGAGTGACTACGGACAAGTAGCGGTTGATACGCTGGTAGCCGCTATGACGAGTGGAGAGTACGCCGGTCGTTTCGTCGTCATTTTAGCAGGGTACCCCGAAGAAATGCGCCATTTCCTGCTCGCAAATCCAGGGCTGTACAGTCGTTTTCCCGAGACGGGACACTTTCTCTTACCCAATTACACGGCGGAAGAACTTTTGCTTATCGCAGATCATGTGGCTCATCGTAACGATTTTTCCCTGACAGAACCAGCAAAATTTGCCCTGCGCCAACGCATCGAAAAAGCGCAAGTCGATGATACCTTCGGGAATGCACGGACCGTCACCAACATCGTATTGGATGCGATTTTCGCCAAAGGTCGTGCAACGGCTGGAAAAGAGCTGCAATGGGAGGATTACACGGTACTTCTCCCTGAGGATGTCGTAGAGGAAGAGATCGTAACGGCTGAAAAGTCAGCAACGGAGCGGCTAGAACGTTTGGTCGGGCTCACTCAGGTCAAGGCGGAGCTGCAGAAGATTGCTGCCTTTGTAGCCGTCCAGCAGGAACGAGGGGCTCTCGGAATGCCAATGAGTCCGGTAGAATTACACGCGGTATTTACGGGCAATCCAGGGACGGGAAAGACGACCGTGGCAGCTCTGTACGCCGAAATCCTAAAAGAGATTGGCTACCTGAAAAGAGGTCATCTGGTGCAGGTGAGTCGGGCGGATCTTGTAGCGGGCTATGTCGGTCAAACGGCTACCTATACCCGTAGGAAAGTGCGTGAGGCGTTGGGTGGTGTGCTTTTCATCGATGAAGCCTATTCGTTGCTAGGCAATGGAGAGCGAGATTTTGGACAGGAAGCGATCCATACGCTGGTAGAAGAGATGACCAGACATGAAGAAAATCTGGTCGTAGTGCTGGCAGGGTATCCTTTTGAAATGAATCAATTGTTGGCGAGCAACCCTGGCTTGTTGTCTCGCTTTAAAAAGTACGTCCACTTCGCTGATTACAAATCAGATGAGCTCGTCCTGATCCTGGAACAGGCAGCGATCGAGGCAGGGTACCAGATTGACTCACGTGTTATCCTCAAAATCAAAGAAAAGCTGCAAGCAGCGACGGTCTCCCAACCCTTGGAAGGGAATGGGCGATTCAGCCGAAATTTGTTGCAGGAAGCCATGCAACACCAAGCAGTTCGTTTGATGACGATACCCAAGCAAGACTGGAGTCAGACGTTGTTGACAACACTGGAGTGGTCGGATTTTGCTCCCTTACTCGACTGGATACGGGAAGAAGAGGGTACAGAGAACTAG
- a CDS encoding MFS transporter, producing MNAKKILYLLGFSILLGTFAQNLFMPILPAMQNEFHTTSTIINWTVSIFTVSLAIMQVVYGPMIDRFGRRKVLIPALMLYALASFGCYMVDSINGLLIFRALQGIGFAAIPIVAATVIGDVFAGPKRAEEMGTYQMMLGIGPAIGPLLGGWIGGAGGHSAVFLFLAISTLCVLTANAVLLPETKSDQVDTKKFGLQSFRDVLTQPIGASVIMIGFTQMFAYHAFLLFIPVHLTQVYQLTAGQIGLIYLLISGVFVISSKLSGRLQKRLGTRRALVFTAGAHAFATFLFMVATDISLPFMIMASAIFGFTLGIGMPVQTTLLSEVFEHERGTAIGVYNFIRYVGMAAGPVGGAALLGFGGTWLEFGIAGIVIACAVLFARAQISKRQKNIIPSA from the coding sequence ATGAATGCAAAGAAGATCCTTTACTTGCTTGGGTTTTCGATCTTACTCGGAACCTTTGCACAAAACCTGTTTATGCCGATTCTGCCTGCCATGCAGAATGAATTTCATACTACATCAACGATCATCAACTGGACGGTTTCCATCTTTACCGTTTCTCTGGCCATTATGCAGGTCGTCTATGGGCCGATGATTGATCGTTTTGGTCGGCGCAAGGTACTGATTCCTGCACTCATGTTGTACGCTTTGGCTTCATTCGGATGCTATATGGTCGATTCGATCAACGGGCTGTTAATCTTTCGTGCTTTGCAAGGAATTGGATTTGCCGCCATCCCGATTGTGGCTGCTACCGTGATCGGCGACGTGTTTGCTGGCCCGAAAAGAGCGGAAGAAATGGGAACGTATCAAATGATGTTGGGAATAGGACCCGCGATCGGTCCGTTACTCGGAGGATGGATAGGTGGTGCTGGCGGCCACAGTGCTGTGTTTCTGTTTCTGGCGATTAGTACTTTATGTGTCCTGACAGCGAATGCAGTTTTGCTTCCCGAAACCAAAAGTGATCAAGTCGATACGAAAAAATTTGGCCTCCAATCATTTCGAGATGTGCTCACTCAGCCAATTGGAGCGTCTGTCATTATGATTGGTTTCACGCAAATGTTTGCCTATCACGCCTTTCTCCTTTTTATTCCCGTGCACCTGACACAGGTCTACCAGTTAACAGCCGGGCAAATTGGTCTCATCTATTTACTGATCTCAGGAGTATTCGTCATCAGCAGTAAGCTTTCAGGACGACTGCAAAAACGCTTAGGAACACGTAGAGCGTTGGTGTTCACAGCAGGCGCACATGCGTTCGCAACCTTTTTGTTTATGGTGGCGACGGATATTTCTCTTCCCTTTATGATTATGGCCAGTGCTATTTTCGGATTTACACTAGGAATCGGGATGCCTGTCCAAACGACGTTGCTCTCGGAAGTATTTGAACATGAGCGCGGTACCGCGATTGGCGTGTATAACTTCATCCGCTATGTGGGAATGGCGGCAGGGCCAGTTGGTGGAGCGGCATTGCTCGGTTTTGGCGGGACGTGGCTCGAGTTTGGGATTGCAGGAATCGTGATCGCGTGTGCCGTTCTGTTTGCACGAGCGCAGATCAGCAAACGACAGAAGAACATTATTCCGAGTGCGTAA
- a CDS encoding MarR family transcriptional regulator: MIVDQKQKIWNQWVLMLHKQEDRAKRREALLLEQIRKSMPDYDELGGLSITELHVIQSIGSQEKVNVTTIAQQIGVTKSAISKIASKLMKKKLIERYQLEDNQKEVFFRLTRAGESVFRFHELFHSKLERHMLEFLGRYSDAELEFLQNVMRDATLEMDKNWSGQ; the protein is encoded by the coding sequence ATGATCGTGGATCAGAAGCAAAAAATTTGGAATCAGTGGGTCTTGATGCTGCACAAACAAGAGGATCGTGCTAAACGTCGAGAAGCCTTGCTGCTAGAACAAATCCGCAAAAGTATGCCTGACTATGATGAGCTCGGCGGACTATCAATTACGGAACTGCACGTCATCCAATCCATCGGTTCTCAGGAAAAGGTGAATGTGACAACCATTGCCCAGCAGATCGGTGTGACGAAAAGTGCCATTTCTAAAATCGCGAGCAAGCTGATGAAAAAGAAATTGATTGAGCGCTATCAGCTGGAGGATAACCAGAAGGAAGTATTCTTTCGTCTGACACGTGCAGGGGAATCTGTCTTTCGTTTTCATGAACTCTTTCATTCAAAATTGGAGCGCCACATGCTGGAATTTTTGGGTCGCTATAGCGATGCAGAGTTAGAGTTTTTGCAGAACGTCATGCGTGACGCGACATTGGAAATGGATAAGAACTGGTCAGGTCAGTAA
- a CDS encoding sugar ABC transporter ATP-binding protein codes for MAEKVLHMQGIEKAFNGVPVLKGVHFSLQKGEIHALLGENGAGKSTLMNILGGILQPDAGEIYMEGQRAHMSEPRVSQQTGIRFIHQELNAVADLTVYENIFLGAEWTDRFGFLRVDDMCRRTEELLGKMGSNLHPKSMVRDLEPSFKQMVEIARALLTDAKLIIMDEPTTALTNYEIEHLMDTMRTLRDNGVSIIYISHKLKEVLNVCDRYTVLRDGQLAGNGLVSETNEEELTRLMVGKSVGNESYHCSTLSNDITLEVRKLSSGKWFQNVHFSLARGEIVGFTGLAGDGRTELFESIFGCRPYSGEIRVKGQVQKLRHPRQALQAGIGLVPKNRKENAIIKDMSIKENLSLASLEHFQKNLLIDGKKEIEAFERYRGLLSIKVSDPDLPIVSLSGGNQQKVVLAKWLEADPDILIFDNPTQGIDVGAKSEIYQIIAELAKQGKAIIVLSSELPEIMRLCDRVMVMYQGEITGTLTRDQVNEELIMLYATGVKKEEKAV; via the coding sequence ATGGCTGAAAAAGTGCTGCACATGCAGGGGATAGAAAAAGCATTCAATGGTGTCCCAGTGTTGAAAGGGGTCCATTTTTCTCTGCAAAAAGGAGAAATTCATGCATTGCTCGGGGAGAATGGAGCCGGGAAATCTACGCTGATGAACATTCTGGGAGGGATTCTGCAGCCAGATGCTGGTGAGATCTACATGGAGGGACAGCGAGCTCACATGTCTGAACCTCGGGTTTCCCAACAGACTGGAATTCGTTTTATCCATCAAGAGCTGAATGCTGTCGCAGATCTGACCGTCTATGAAAATATTTTTCTGGGCGCAGAATGGACGGATCGCTTTGGCTTCTTGCGTGTCGATGACATGTGTCGACGCACGGAAGAGCTGTTGGGAAAAATGGGGTCCAACCTTCATCCGAAAAGCATGGTGCGCGACCTGGAGCCTTCCTTCAAGCAGATGGTAGAAATAGCGAGAGCCCTATTGACCGACGCCAAATTAATCATCATGGATGAGCCTACAACCGCCTTGACGAATTACGAAATCGAGCATCTCATGGACACCATGCGCACTCTTCGAGACAACGGAGTCAGTATCATCTACATTTCTCACAAGCTAAAAGAAGTTTTGAACGTATGTGATCGTTACACGGTACTTAGGGATGGGCAACTGGCCGGGAATGGACTCGTGAGTGAAACAAACGAAGAGGAGTTAACCCGATTGATGGTTGGTAAGTCGGTAGGAAACGAATCCTACCATTGTTCTACCCTAAGTAACGACATTACCCTCGAAGTGAGGAAGCTTAGCAGTGGAAAGTGGTTTCAGAACGTTCATTTTTCCCTGGCTAGAGGAGAAATCGTGGGGTTTACAGGACTGGCGGGAGATGGAAGAACCGAATTGTTTGAATCCATTTTCGGATGTCGTCCTTACTCGGGCGAGATACGGGTCAAAGGACAGGTCCAAAAGCTACGCCACCCTCGTCAGGCCTTACAGGCAGGTATCGGGCTCGTACCCAAAAATCGCAAGGAAAATGCCATCATTAAAGATATGAGCATCAAGGAAAATTTGAGTCTTGCATCGCTCGAGCATTTTCAAAAGAATTTGCTTATTGACGGCAAAAAAGAAATAGAAGCATTCGAAAGGTACCGTGGATTGCTCTCCATCAAAGTCTCTGATCCTGACCTGCCCATCGTCAGTCTGAGCGGAGGCAATCAGCAAAAAGTAGTGCTTGCGAAATGGCTCGAAGCCGACCCAGACATCCTCATCTTTGACAACCCGACACAGGGGATTGATGTGGGAGCGAAAAGTGAGATCTATCAGATCATCGCGGAGCTTGCAAAGCAAGGCAAGGCAATCATCGTTCTGTCTTCGGAATTGCCAGAGATCATGAGACTATGCGATCGGGTGATGGTCATGTATCAGGGGGAAATTACGGGTACGTTGACACGAGACCAAGTGAATGAAGAGTTGATCATGCTATACGCGACAGGCGTGAAAAAGGAGGAAAAAGCCGTATGA
- a CDS encoding ABC transporter permease — translation MMDTPPTARHAASWKTRGQWVWSEYSVVVAFVVIVLIASMVDSHFASVVNFTNILRQVSIIGIISLGMTVVMLSGGIDLSVGAVLALLGALAVSVLNATQSVLIALMVALIAGAAVGSLNGLMVTKGKIPSFIATLGMMASARSIVLYFAEGGSLSGKAESYTAIANTEWLGLAVPIYIFLLMTFLVYILMHKTRFGRYVYAIGSNEKAALLSTIRVNKVKMGVYMLCSTFVAVAAVVESSRLNSISSASSGLSYELDAIAAVIIGGTRMSGGRGKIIGTFFGVLILGVLNNMLNLMNISPYLQGLVKGLIIIAAVLLQKKEQQ, via the coding sequence ATGATGGATACTCCCCCGACAGCTAGGCACGCGGCCTCCTGGAAAACACGCGGACAGTGGGTCTGGTCGGAATACAGTGTCGTTGTTGCTTTCGTAGTCATCGTTTTGATTGCCTCTATGGTGGATAGCCATTTTGCTAGTGTGGTTAACTTCACGAACATCCTGCGCCAGGTTTCCATCATTGGAATTATTTCCCTTGGTATGACCGTGGTTATGCTATCGGGCGGGATCGATCTTTCCGTAGGCGCGGTCTTAGCACTTTTAGGAGCTCTAGCAGTCAGTGTGCTCAATGCGACTCAGAGTGTTCTGATTGCCCTCATGGTGGCATTGATTGCAGGGGCAGCGGTTGGTAGTCTGAATGGTCTGATGGTGACAAAAGGCAAGATTCCTTCGTTTATCGCTACATTGGGAATGATGGCATCGGCACGTTCGATCGTCCTCTATTTCGCGGAAGGAGGGAGCCTTTCAGGGAAAGCAGAAAGCTATACGGCCATAGCCAATACAGAGTGGCTCGGTCTGGCAGTGCCAATTTACATCTTTCTGTTGATGACCTTTCTGGTTTATATCCTCATGCACAAGACGCGCTTTGGGCGCTATGTATACGCGATTGGAAGTAATGAAAAGGCAGCATTGCTGTCCACGATCCGGGTTAACAAAGTCAAAATGGGAGTCTACATGCTATGCAGCACATTTGTCGCAGTGGCAGCGGTGGTCGAATCGTCTCGTCTCAATTCCATTTCGTCAGCTAGCTCCGGACTCTCCTACGAGTTGGACGCAATCGCCGCGGTTATCATTGGTGGGACCAGAATGTCGGGTGGACGGGGGAAAATCATCGGAACGTTCTTTGGTGTCCTCATCCTCGGTGTTCTAAACAATATGTTGAATTTAATGAATATTTCTCCGTATTTACAGGGGCTGGTAAAAGGTCTGATCATTATTGCGGCAGTTTTGCTGCAAAAGAAAGAACAGCAATAG
- a CDS encoding Gfo/Idh/MocA family protein, which yields MTIRVGIIGCGSIANQRHAPEYTNNPHVELSFVYDPNPDRAARLAERFSAKVADSWEYIVDHPDVDAISDCSTNEMHHVITTRALRAGKHVLCEKPIATTLEGAQSIVLAAAESGTVLMIDHNQRLVAAHEMARVLLQSGEVGKVLSFKTNFGHKGPEYWSINASNSTWFFKKDRSALGVAGDLGIHKVDLLRFLLDDEISEVSAYAGALDKKDEQGKPIEVYDNMVCILRTASGAIGTASFSWSYYGDEDNSTILYGEKGMMKIFANPDADIEIIKSSGERKHYKVGAIQTNEHQTNSGVIDAFVETIRFQGKPVVTGEDGVRALEIIQAAVESAENGKSVSTLPKHG from the coding sequence ATGACGATCAGAGTGGGAATCATCGGATGCGGATCGATCGCTAACCAGCGACATGCGCCTGAGTATACGAATAATCCACATGTAGAGCTCTCTTTTGTCTATGATCCCAATCCAGATCGTGCCGCTAGACTGGCAGAACGCTTTAGTGCGAAGGTAGCTGATAGCTGGGAGTACATCGTTGATCATCCGGATGTCGATGCCATCAGTGATTGCTCTACAAACGAGATGCATCACGTGATTACGACCCGCGCCTTGCGAGCTGGCAAGCACGTTCTTTGTGAAAAGCCGATCGCAACCACCCTAGAAGGGGCACAGAGCATCGTCCTCGCAGCAGCGGAGTCAGGCACCGTGCTAATGATTGACCATAATCAACGGCTGGTTGCCGCCCATGAAATGGCACGAGTCCTGCTGCAATCCGGTGAGGTAGGCAAGGTGTTATCATTTAAAACGAACTTTGGTCACAAAGGCCCCGAGTACTGGAGCATCAACGCTTCCAACTCGACATGGTTTTTCAAAAAAGATCGATCTGCACTAGGGGTCGCAGGTGATCTAGGAATCCACAAGGTTGACTTGCTCCGTTTTTTGCTGGATGACGAAATCTCCGAAGTGAGTGCGTATGCGGGTGCCCTCGACAAGAAGGACGAGCAGGGGAAGCCGATTGAGGTTTACGACAACATGGTGTGTATTCTACGTACGGCATCCGGAGCAATTGGGACTGCTTCTTTTAGCTGGAGCTACTATGGAGATGAGGACAACAGTACCATTTTGTATGGAGAAAAAGGGATGATGAAAATTTTTGCCAATCCAGATGCAGATATAGAGATCATAAAATCAAGTGGAGAACGCAAGCATTACAAGGTCGGCGCCATCCAAACAAACGAGCATCAGACGAATAGTGGTGTTATCGATGCGTTCGTAGAAACGATTCGATTTCAGGGAAAGCCTGTTGTCACGGGCGAAGACGGTGTGCGAGCGCTGGAAATCATTCAGGCGGCAGTCGAATCCGCAGAGAATGGAAAATCGGTATCAACACTGCCTAAACATGGATAA